Proteins from a single region of Starkeya sp. ORNL1:
- a CDS encoding ABC transporter permease — MSVATASPAATDDSILAHLKHIVTENPVTGLAFGLFALFLLAAVIGPWIVPHDPLASDTAAALQGPSTTHWFGTDQLGRDIFSRVVVATRLDMIIAIASVALVFFAGGFAGIASGYFGGWTDRIVGRVSDTIMAFPLFVLAMGIVAALGNTVTNIVIATAIINFPLYVRVARAEANIRREAGFVQAARLCGNSEMRILLTQIAPNILPIMMVQVSLTMGYAILNAAGLSFIGLGVRPPTPEWGIMVAEGASFIVSGEWWIAFFPGATLMLAVFCFNLLGDGLRDLVDPQRRT; from the coding sequence ATGAGTGTCGCCACCGCGTCTCCCGCCGCCACCGACGACAGCATCCTCGCCCACCTGAAGCACATCGTCACCGAGAACCCGGTGACCGGGCTTGCCTTCGGCCTGTTCGCGCTGTTCCTGCTCGCCGCGGTGATCGGGCCATGGATCGTGCCGCACGATCCGCTGGCCAGCGACACCGCGGCGGCGTTGCAGGGGCCGTCAACGACGCACTGGTTCGGCACCGACCAGCTCGGCCGCGACATCTTCAGCCGCGTGGTGGTGGCGACCCGGCTCGACATGATCATCGCCATCGCCTCGGTGGCGCTGGTGTTCTTCGCCGGCGGCTTTGCCGGCATCGCCTCCGGCTATTTCGGCGGCTGGACCGACCGCATCGTCGGGCGCGTCTCCGACACCATCATGGCCTTCCCGCTGTTCGTGCTGGCCATGGGCATCGTCGCCGCGCTCGGCAACACGGTGACCAACATCGTCATCGCCACTGCCATCATCAATTTCCCGCTTTATGTCCGCGTCGCCCGGGCGGAGGCCAATATCCGCCGCGAGGCCGGCTTCGTGCAGGCGGCGCGGCTGTGCGGCAATTCGGAGATGCGCATCCTGCTGACGCAGATCGCGCCGAACATATTGCCGATCATGATGGTGCAGGTCTCGCTCACCATGGGCTACGCCATCCTCAATGCGGCGGGCCTGTCCTTCATCGGGCTCGGCGTGCGCCCGCCGACGCCGGAATGGGGGATCATGGTGGCGGAGGGCGCCTCCTTCATCGTCTCCGGCGAATGGTGGATCGCCTTCTTCCCCGGCGCGACGCTGATGCTCGCGGTGTTCTGCTTCAATTTGCTCGGCGACGGCCTGCGCGACCTCGTCGACCCGCAGCGCCGGACGTGA
- a CDS encoding ABC transporter ATP-binding protein yields the protein MNVHAPVNYAQPPLLEVHDLTVEFATRRGTVRAVEKVNISLAKGETLGIVGESGSGKSVTSYTVMRILDRAGRIADGTIRLGGVDIGTAPEATVRALRGREMSMIFQNPRAALNPIRKVGKQIEDVLIEHVQAQPSDAREKAIEALKAVRIARPEERYHAYPFELSGGMCQRIVIALALACRPQLLIADEPTTGLDVTTQKAVMDLVVELTRERNMSTILITHDLGLAAAYCDKVMVMEKGKVVETATAEAIFRAPEHPYTRKLMRATPRRGATLRGLLPEDAPAALPIVAVPPKGDGPLLKVERLLKEYPRQATSTGLAKVFGVRGAVEDPFRAVDGISFEVGRGESLGLVGESGCGKSTTSMMLMRLIDPTSGRIVFDGTDLSTIPAKQFARSQWRRRIQMVFQDPTDSLNPRFTAARSIADPLLRMGETVGGAALRGQVEELAQLVGLPVQFLDRFPHQLSGGQKARVGIARAIALRPDLVVLDEPTAALDVSVQAVVLNLLQDLKLRLGMSYIFVSHDLEVVRMLCDRVIVMRAGRIVEEGVTEEVMAAPKADYTRELLSSIPHPPI from the coding sequence ATGAACGTCCACGCCCCGGTGAACTACGCACAGCCCCCTCTCCTCGAAGTCCACGACCTCACCGTCGAGTTCGCCACACGGCGCGGCACGGTGCGCGCGGTGGAGAAGGTGAATATCAGCCTCGCCAAGGGCGAGACGCTGGGCATTGTCGGCGAGTCCGGCTCGGGAAAATCCGTCACCTCCTACACGGTGATGCGCATCCTCGACCGCGCCGGGCGCATCGCGGACGGCACCATCCGCCTCGGCGGCGTCGATATCGGCACCGCTCCCGAGGCGACGGTGCGGGCGCTGCGCGGACGGGAGATGTCGATGATCTTCCAGAACCCGCGCGCCGCGCTCAACCCGATCCGCAAGGTGGGCAAGCAGATCGAGGACGTGCTGATCGAGCATGTGCAGGCGCAGCCGAGCGACGCCAGGGAGAAGGCCATCGAGGCGTTGAAGGCGGTGCGCATCGCCCGCCCCGAGGAGCGCTACCACGCCTACCCGTTCGAGCTTTCCGGCGGCATGTGCCAGCGCATCGTCATCGCTTTGGCACTGGCCTGCCGCCCGCAATTGCTGATCGCCGACGAGCCGACCACCGGGCTCGACGTGACGACGCAGAAGGCGGTGATGGACCTGGTGGTCGAGCTGACGCGCGAGCGCAACATGTCGACCATCCTCATCACCCACGATCTCGGCCTCGCCGCCGCCTATTGCGACAAGGTGATGGTGATGGAGAAGGGCAAGGTGGTGGAGACCGCCACCGCCGAGGCCATCTTCCGCGCGCCGGAGCATCCCTATACGCGCAAGCTGATGCGGGCGACGCCGCGCCGCGGCGCCACGCTGCGCGGGCTGCTGCCCGAGGATGCGCCGGCGGCCTTGCCCATCGTTGCAGTGCCGCCGAAGGGCGATGGCCCGCTGCTCAAGGTGGAGCGCCTGCTGAAGGAATATCCGCGCCAGGCCACCAGCACCGGGCTCGCCAAGGTGTTCGGCGTGCGCGGCGCGGTGGAGGACCCGTTCCGCGCGGTGGACGGCATCAGCTTCGAGGTCGGGCGCGGCGAGAGCCTCGGCCTCGTCGGCGAATCCGGCTGCGGCAAGTCCACCACATCGATGATGCTGATGCGCCTGATCGACCCGACCTCCGGCCGCATCGTGTTCGACGGCACCGACCTTTCCACCATCCCGGCCAAGCAGTTCGCCCGCTCGCAATGGCGGCGGCGCATCCAGATGGTGTTCCAGGATCCGACCGACAGCCTCAATCCCCGCTTCACCGCGGCCCGCTCGATCGCGGACCCGCTGCTGCGCATGGGCGAGACCGTCGGCGGGGCGGCCTTGCGGGGGCAGGTCGAGGAATTGGCGCAGCTGGTCGGCCTGCCCGTCCAGTTCCTCGACCGCTTCCCTCACCAGCTCTCGGGCGGCCAGAAGGCCCGCGTCGGCATTGCCCGCGCCATCGCGCTCAGGCCCGACCTCGTGGTGCTGGACGAGCCGACCGCGGCGCTCGATGTCTCGGTGCAGGCGGTGGTGCTGAACCTGCTGCAGGACCTGAAGCTGCGGCTCGGCATGAGCTACATCTTCGTCAGCCACGACCTCGAAGTGGTGCGCATGCTGTGCGACCGGGTCATCGTGATGCGCGCCGGCCGCATCGTCGAGGAAGGCGTGACCGAAGAGGTGATGGCGGCGCCGAAGGCGGACTATACGCGCGAGCTGCTGTCCTCGATCCCGCATCCGCCGATCTAG
- a CDS encoding helix-turn-helix domain-containing protein, translating to MPGFTCGLDATLRVIAGKWKPLILYFLAQGGPTRYGELRRAVRDVSDKMLIQQLKELEADGLVKRTDYKEVPPRVDYSLTPLGHSLAEALVPLCSWGTENLAEVTRVFAQREALNGKRR from the coding sequence CTGCCTGGTTTCACCTGCGGCCTCGACGCGACGCTGCGGGTCATCGCCGGCAAGTGGAAGCCACTGATCCTCTACTTCCTCGCCCAGGGCGGCCCGACCCGCTACGGCGAGCTGCGGCGAGCCGTGCGCGACGTCAGCGACAAGATGCTGATTCAGCAGCTCAAGGAGCTGGAGGCCGACGGTCTCGTGAAGCGGACCGACTACAAGGAGGTCCCGCCACGGGTGGACTATAGCCTGACCCCGTTGGGCCACAGCCTCGCCGAGGCTCTCGTGCCGCTCTGCTCCTGGGGCACCGAAAACCTGGCGGAGGTCACGCGCGTCTTCGCCCAGCGCGAGGCCCTGAACGGCAAACGACGGTAA
- a CDS encoding SDR family oxidoreductase, with the protein MSRLQGKTAVVTGGGSGIGLGAAKRFIDEGAFVYIFGRRQEALDAAVAKLGPSARAVQGSVTDLADLDRLYQQVKAERGGLDIVFANAGTGSFAPLGEITPEHYDQILDVNVKGLIFTVQKALPLMKAGSSIILTGSSTGVMGTPQFSIYSATKAAIRNLARSWALDLRDTGIRVNVLSPGPTKTELAIEVVGEEGLAALGATTPIGRMGDPTETGAVAAFLASSDSSFMTGGEVFVDGGLAQV; encoded by the coding sequence ATGAGCAGACTACAGGGCAAGACGGCAGTGGTGACGGGCGGCGGCAGCGGCATCGGGCTCGGGGCCGCCAAACGGTTCATCGACGAAGGCGCGTTCGTCTACATCTTCGGCCGGCGGCAGGAGGCGCTCGACGCCGCCGTGGCGAAGCTGGGTCCCTCGGCCCGGGCCGTGCAGGGCTCGGTGACCGACCTGGCCGACCTCGATCGGCTGTACCAGCAGGTAAAGGCCGAACGAGGCGGGCTCGACATCGTGTTCGCCAATGCCGGGACCGGGTCGTTCGCGCCGCTCGGCGAGATCACGCCCGAGCACTACGATCAGATCTTAGACGTCAACGTGAAAGGGCTGATCTTCACGGTGCAGAAGGCCCTGCCGCTGATGAAGGCGGGGTCGTCGATCATCCTTACCGGCTCGAGCACCGGGGTGATGGGGACGCCGCAGTTCAGCATCTACAGCGCGACCAAGGCGGCAATCCGCAATCTCGCGCGCAGCTGGGCGCTTGACCTGCGCGACACAGGTATCCGCGTCAATGTGCTGTCTCCGGGGCCGACCAAGACCGAGTTGGCGATTGAGGTCGTGGGCGAGGAAGGCCTGGCCGCGCTCGGGGCCACGACGCCGATCGGCCGCATGGGCGACCCGACAGAGACCGGGGCGGTGGCCGCATTCCTGGCGTCCTCGGACAGCAGCTTCATGACCGGCGGCGAGGTCTTCGTCGACGGAGGCCTGGCACAAGTCTGA
- a CDS encoding D-alanine--D-alanine ligase family protein produces MTTTSKLRIAVLFGGRSAEHDVSVLSATNVMRALDPARYDAVPVFVTRDGQWLLSSFEDGALAKPSVGTEVCLVPGGQGRMLAIPTNGMPHELPEIGILFPVLHGLHGEDGAAQGLAEVARVPLVGCGILGSANALDKDIAKRLLNEAGLPAARSVTIHPGAAPSFAELQGTLGLPLFIKPARQGSSVGVSKVSTEQDYAAALAEGFRHDGKLLAEEFIRGREIECSVLEDPEGGLFVSRPGEIVPAESHGFYTYDAKYIDEDGAALKVPAELPEEIESAVRAMAAKAFRAVGCDGMARVDFFVTSELRILINELNTIPGFTNISMYSKAMAASGVSYPEVIDRLVAHGLARAARLG; encoded by the coding sequence ATGACGACGACATCGAAGCTGCGCATCGCCGTGCTCTTCGGCGGCCGCTCCGCCGAGCATGACGTTTCGGTGCTCTCGGCCACGAATGTCATGCGCGCGCTGGATCCCGCCCGATACGACGCGGTTCCGGTCTTCGTCACCCGCGACGGACAATGGCTGCTGAGCAGTTTCGAGGACGGCGCGCTGGCGAAGCCTTCGGTGGGCACGGAAGTCTGCCTGGTGCCGGGCGGGCAGGGGCGCATGCTGGCGATCCCGACCAATGGCATGCCCCATGAGCTGCCGGAGATCGGCATCCTGTTCCCGGTGCTGCACGGGCTTCACGGCGAGGACGGCGCCGCGCAGGGGCTCGCCGAGGTGGCGCGGGTGCCGCTGGTCGGCTGCGGCATCCTCGGTTCGGCGAACGCGCTCGACAAGGACATCGCCAAGCGCCTGCTGAACGAGGCGGGCCTGCCGGCCGCGCGCTCCGTCACGATCCACCCGGGCGCCGCGCCGAGCTTTGCCGAATTGCAAGGCACGCTCGGGCTTCCGCTGTTCATCAAGCCGGCCCGGCAGGGCTCCTCCGTCGGCGTCAGCAAGGTCTCGACCGAGCAGGACTACGCGGCGGCGCTTGCCGAGGGCTTCAGGCACGATGGCAAGCTGCTGGCCGAGGAATTCATCCGCGGCCGCGAGATCGAGTGCAGCGTGCTGGAGGATCCCGAGGGCGGCCTCTTCGTCTCCCGCCCCGGCGAGATCGTGCCGGCGGAGAGCCACGGCTTCTACACCTACGACGCCAAGTATATCGACGAGGATGGCGCCGCCCTGAAAGTGCCGGCGGAACTGCCGGAAGAGATCGAGAGCGCGGTCCGCGCAATGGCGGCGAAGGCGTTCCGCGCGGTCGGCTGCGATGGCATGGCGCGGGTGGATTTCTTCGTGACCTCGGAGCTGCGCATCCTCATCAACGAGCTCAACACCATTCCCGGCTTCACCAATATCAGCATGTATTCCAAGGCAATGGCGGCCAGCGGCGTCAGCTATCCCGAGGTGATCGACCGGCTGGTAGCCCACGGACTCGCCCGCGCCGCCCGCCTGGGCTGA
- a CDS encoding DMT family transporter: MDRTATGWINGFIGVVVFSGSLPATRVAVMQFDPVFLTVARAAIAGALALCLLVIFRERRPARGDIASLVVVSLGVVVGFPLLTALALQHVTSAHSIVFIGLLPLATAIFGVIRGGERPKPAFWFFSLLGSALVAGFALSQGLTASPVGDTLMLAAIIVCGLGYAEGARLSRTLGGWQVICWALVLSLPVMIGLMFLTMPPTFANIEAPAWLGLGYVSLFSMLIGFVFWYRGLAQGGIAAVGQLQLLQPFFGLALAATLLHEPVTSLMLAVTVAVILCVAGARKFAR; this comes from the coding sequence ATGGACCGCACGGCCACCGGCTGGATCAATGGCTTCATCGGCGTGGTGGTGTTCAGCGGCTCGCTGCCGGCCACGCGCGTTGCCGTCATGCAATTCGATCCGGTGTTCCTGACGGTCGCCCGCGCGGCGATTGCCGGCGCGCTGGCGCTGTGCCTGCTCGTCATCTTCCGGGAGCGGCGCCCCGCGCGCGGAGACATCGCCTCGCTGGTGGTGGTCTCGCTCGGCGTCGTGGTCGGCTTCCCGTTGCTCACCGCGCTGGCGCTCCAGCACGTGACCTCCGCACATTCGATCGTCTTCATCGGGTTGCTGCCGCTGGCGACGGCGATCTTCGGCGTCATCCGCGGCGGCGAGCGGCCGAAGCCGGCCTTCTGGTTCTTCTCGCTGCTCGGCAGCGCGCTGGTGGCGGGCTTCGCCCTGTCGCAGGGACTGACGGCCTCGCCCGTTGGCGACACGCTGATGCTCGCGGCGATCATCGTCTGCGGCCTCGGCTATGCCGAGGGCGCGCGGCTCTCCCGCACGCTCGGCGGCTGGCAGGTCATCTGCTGGGCGCTGGTGCTGAGCCTGCCGGTCATGATCGGGTTGATGTTCCTCACCATGCCGCCGACCTTCGCCAACATCGAGGCGCCGGCCTGGCTCGGCCTCGGCTATGTCTCGCTGTTCAGCATGCTGATCGGCTTCGTGTTCTGGTATCGCGGCCTCGCGCAGGGCGGCATCGCAGCCGTCGGCCAGTTGCAACTGCTGCAGCCGTTCTTCGGCCTGGCGCTGGCCGCCACGCTGCTGCACGAGCCGGTGACCTCGCTCATGCTTGCGGTGACCGTCGCCGTGATCCTGTGCGTCGCCGGCGCGCGGAAGTTCGCCCGATAG